From the Lolium rigidum isolate FL_2022 chromosome 2, APGP_CSIRO_Lrig_0.1, whole genome shotgun sequence genome, one window contains:
- the LOC124687952 gene encoding uncharacterized protein LOC124687952, translating into MSSAGSDDGAAAVCCMCGDHAMPQELFRCKLCRLRLQHRHCSELYPRAATYQQCNWCLREDGAGRGSPEMQTTAAAKKRMMTLSEGNGSDENKRRRSCGGCSRSAFCTEPDKPVKNKKPTKARHERAVPPMREVEMTAKGRKPQAAAGKVRFKVKVRRYKLLAEVISC; encoded by the exons ATGTCGTCTGCCGGCTCCGacgatggcgccgccgccgtgtgCTGCATGTGCGGCGACCACGCCATGCCGCAGGAGCTGTTCCGATGCAAGCTCTGCCGCCTCCGATTGCAGCACAG ACACTGCAGCGAGCTCTACCCGAGAGCGGCCACGTACCAGCAGTGCAACTGGTGTCTTAGGGAGGACGGAGCAGGACGAGGCTCGCCGGAGATGCAGACGACGGCGGCagcgaagaagaggatgatgacgttgTCGGAGGGGAATGGTTCCGACGAGAATAAAAGAAGGCGCTCCTGTGGTGGGTGCTCGAGGTCCGCGTTCTGCACTGAGCCTGACAAGCCGGTCAAGAACAAGAAGCCGACCAAGGCTCGCCATGAGAGGGCGGTGCCGCCGATGCGGGAGGTGGAGATGACGGCGAAGGGTAGGAAGCCACAGGCCGCAGCGGGGAAGGTGCGATTTAAGGTGAAGGTGAGACGGTACAAGCTGCTGGCTGAAGTGATCAGCTGCTAA